A stretch of the Ananas comosus cultivar F153 linkage group 14, ASM154086v1, whole genome shotgun sequence genome encodes the following:
- the LOC109720045 gene encoding putative B3 domain-containing protein Os04g0347400 isoform X1, which yields MVLRIIGPFVLLLPPEFLQKLPIPRPIAELLTKKRNATATLFSPLGKFWHITLVRDGDDRLYFDNGWREFSQAHELVAGDFVLFRYEGNMVFKAKVFDTSGCRKLRGKIVHRVSKRSLGETKDENRDDIRSYDQQDTEEPRTPPGFSAKKKSVENENSAPCPPHFEKIMRSCNVSGNIRRRLCLSVPMSFRSSYGLLRREIVLKDPKKRSWPVTLWNGKRDSRIHRGWREFAVGNNLEEGDKCIFQLISSGEMRVLIRKRCCA from the exons ATGGTTCTCAGAATCATAGGCCCGTTTGTCCTGCTGCTCCCACCTGAGTTTCTCCAAAAGCTg CCGATTCCTCGACCGATTGCTGAGCTTCTCACGAAAAAGCGTAATGCAACTGCAACCTTGTTTAGCCCCCTCGGCAAGTTTTGGCACATAACTCTCGTCAGAGATGGAGACGACAGACTGTACTTCGACAATGGCTGGCGCGAGTTCTCGCAGGCCCACGAATTAGTCGCAGGCGATTTCGTCCTGTTTCGCTACGAAGGAAACATGGTCTTCAAGGCCAAAGTGTTCGACACGAGCGGATGCCGTAAGCTGCGTGGTAAGATCGTCCACAGAGTTTCGAAGAGAAGTTTGGGTGAAACCAAAGATGAAAACCGCGACGACATTCGTAGTT ATGATCAACAAGATACCGAAGAGCCGCGCACTCCTCCGGGTTTTTCAGCAAAGAAGAAATCGGTTGAGAACGAAAACTCCGCGCCGTGTCCACCGCATTTTGAGAAGATAATGAGATCTTGCAACGTCAGCGGAAACATTCGTCGTCGCTTGTGCCTG AGCGTTCCAATGAGTTTCCGTTCATCGTACGGGCTCCTGAGGAGGGAGATTGTACTTAAAGATCCGAAAAAGAGATCATGGCCTGTGACATTATGGAATGGGAAAAGAGATAGCCGGATTCATCGAGGGTGGAGGGAGTTTGCTGTGGGGAATAACTTGGAGGAGGGAGATAAATGCATCTTTCAGCTAATATCTAGCGGGGAAATGCGAGTTCTTATACGCAAACGCTGCTGCGCATAA
- the LOC109720045 gene encoding putative B3 domain-containing protein Os04g0347400 isoform X2, with amino-acid sequence MVLRIIGPFVLLLPPEFLQKLPIPRPIAELLTKKRNATATLFSPLGKFWHITLVRDGDDRLYFDNGWREFSQAHELVAGDFVLFRYEGNMVFKAKVFDTSGCRKLRDDQQDTEEPRTPPGFSAKKKSVENENSAPCPPHFEKIMRSCNVSGNIRRRLCLSVPMSFRSSYGLLRREIVLKDPKKRSWPVTLWNGKRDSRIHRGWREFAVGNNLEEGDKCIFQLISSGEMRVLIRKRCCA; translated from the exons ATGGTTCTCAGAATCATAGGCCCGTTTGTCCTGCTGCTCCCACCTGAGTTTCTCCAAAAGCTg CCGATTCCTCGACCGATTGCTGAGCTTCTCACGAAAAAGCGTAATGCAACTGCAACCTTGTTTAGCCCCCTCGGCAAGTTTTGGCACATAACTCTCGTCAGAGATGGAGACGACAGACTGTACTTCGACAATGGCTGGCGCGAGTTCTCGCAGGCCCACGAATTAGTCGCAGGCGATTTCGTCCTGTTTCGCTACGAAGGAAACATGGTCTTCAAGGCCAAAGTGTTCGACACGAGCGGATGCCGTAAGCTGCGTG ATGATCAACAAGATACCGAAGAGCCGCGCACTCCTCCGGGTTTTTCAGCAAAGAAGAAATCGGTTGAGAACGAAAACTCCGCGCCGTGTCCACCGCATTTTGAGAAGATAATGAGATCTTGCAACGTCAGCGGAAACATTCGTCGTCGCTTGTGCCTG AGCGTTCCAATGAGTTTCCGTTCATCGTACGGGCTCCTGAGGAGGGAGATTGTACTTAAAGATCCGAAAAAGAGATCATGGCCTGTGACATTATGGAATGGGAAAAGAGATAGCCGGATTCATCGAGGGTGGAGGGAGTTTGCTGTGGGGAATAACTTGGAGGAGGGAGATAAATGCATCTTTCAGCTAATATCTAGCGGGGAAATGCGAGTTCTTATACGCAAACGCTGCTGCGCATAA